A stretch of the Tannerella serpentiformis genome encodes the following:
- a CDS encoding DUF6427 family protein: MATRPENLPTWQSLIGLLPDRLTTYVIGASLYALVAGIVQRINYKYIIVRGRRALPALFFFLFVSTNLDTFPLRPVSLSLIGLTLALSQLLRSWQRPDDIGRTFNISVCLSLGALVWPHMVWFIPLFWYGMYRFGSLSARGLLTSVLGLLTVFGFVFAWCLWQNDYRLPQAFYNALATPDVPFLHAVFEPNWISSLCVVCLVIVTSIYLSLHNTENSVRTRQNLSFLSVFVGWAFTLLCVYANDAPDILCVLYVPASILVAYFFSDKRNLLTYLFYILILTFLVYLLLTRLWTS, from the coding sequence GTGGCCACGAGGCCCGAAAATTTGCCCACCTGGCAGTCCCTCATCGGCCTATTGCCCGATCGCCTGACGACTTACGTCATCGGGGCCTCGCTCTATGCCTTGGTGGCTGGAATCGTGCAGCGCATTAACTACAAATACATCATCGTGCGCGGTCGGCGAGCCCTTCCAGCCCTCTTTTTCTTCCTCTTTGTCAGCACCAACCTCGACACGTTTCCCTTGAGGCCCGTCTCCCTCAGTTTGATCGGCTTAACGTTAGCCTTGAGTCAGCTTTTGAGATCTTGGCAACGGCCCGACGATATCGGGAGGACCTTTAATATCTCCGTTTGCCTATCGCTGGGAGCCCTCGTCTGGCCCCACATGGTGTGGTTCATACCGCTCTTTTGGTATGGCATGTATCGTTTCGGATCCTTGTCAGCTCGCGGACTGCTGACGTCCGTCTTGGGCCTCCTGACGGTGTTCGGGTTTGTCTTCGCCTGGTGCCTTTGGCAAAACGACTACCGCCTGCCTCAAGCCTTCTATAACGCCCTCGCAACGCCCGATGTCCCCTTTCTCCATGCTGTCTTTGAGCCCAATTGGATCAGTTCGCTGTGTGTCGTTTGCCTCGTCATCGTCACCAGCATATACCTCTCGCTGCACAACACGGAAAATTCAGTTCGCACACGCCAAAACCTATCCTTCTTATCCGTCTTCGTCGGCTGGGCCTTCACTTTACTATGCGTCTATGCTAACGACGCGCCCGATATTTTGTGTGTACTCTATGTCCCAGCTTCTATTTTGGTTGCCTATTTCTTCTCAGACAAGCGCAACCTGCTGACGTATCTCTTTTACATACTTATCCTCACCTTTCTGGTCTATCTGCTCCTCACACGGCTATGGACATCCTAA
- the rsmA gene encoding 16S rRNA (adenine(1518)-N(6)/adenine(1519)-N(6))-dimethyltransferase RsmA has protein sequence MTTIRPKKALGQHFLIDDSIAARIADTLADYRGRPVLEVGPGTGVLTRHLLAAGHDLSVVEIDPASISFLRTHYPALEGRILDEDFLQMDLRTRYPSDFMVIGNYPYYISSQIFFKVLEERDRVVCCSGMIQKEVAERLAARPATRTAGILSALIQPWYEVEYLFTVPPSAFNPPPKVQSAVVRLTRNDRQELGCDERLYKTVVKTAFNRRRKTLRNALEPLLGRTFEGRDDRLFSLRAEQLTLDDFIHLTHLTEAYLQRTHAAADGAI, from the coding sequence ATGACGACGATCCGACCGAAAAAGGCGCTGGGCCAACATTTCCTCATAGATGATTCCATCGCGGCGCGCATAGCCGACACGCTGGCCGACTACCGCGGGCGGCCTGTGCTGGAGGTGGGGCCGGGGACGGGCGTGCTGACGCGCCACTTGCTGGCTGCCGGCCACGACCTCTCGGTAGTCGAGATCGATCCCGCATCGATCAGCTTCCTCCGCACCCATTATCCGGCCCTGGAGGGGCGCATCCTGGATGAGGATTTCCTGCAAATGGACCTCCGCACACGCTACCCGTCGGACTTCATGGTGATCGGCAACTATCCCTATTACATATCGAGCCAGATCTTCTTCAAAGTGCTCGAGGAGCGCGACCGCGTGGTGTGTTGCTCGGGCATGATCCAAAAGGAGGTGGCCGAACGACTGGCTGCACGACCCGCCACCCGCACGGCAGGCATCCTCTCGGCGCTCATTCAGCCGTGGTACGAGGTGGAATACCTCTTCACCGTCCCCCCCTCGGCCTTCAATCCGCCGCCCAAGGTGCAGAGCGCCGTGGTGCGATTGACACGCAACGATCGGCAGGAGCTTGGCTGCGACGAACGGCTGTACAAGACGGTCGTCAAGACGGCCTTCAACCGCCGTCGCAAGACACTCCGTAACGCCCTCGAACCCCTGCTCGGACGCACTTTCGAGGGCCGCGACGACCGCCTCTTCAGCCTCCGCGCCGAGCAACTCACGCTGGACGACTTCATCCATCTCACCCACCTCACCGAGGCGTACCTCCAGCGCACCCACGCAGCCGCAGACGGCGCGATCTAA
- a CDS encoding YqaA family protein: MDILISYGYIGVFIASFLAATVLPFSSEVVLTGVLLAGGSYWPCMVAATLGNTLGGMTCYALGRLGKIEWIKKYLRLDITRLQRVQHWIEGRGSWTAFFVFTPGVGDFIAVALGFLRARIGPVIFWMLIGKALRYWVWMELVYKVQGN; this comes from the coding sequence ATGGACATCCTAATCAGTTATGGATATATCGGCGTTTTCATCGCTTCCTTCCTTGCGGCAACGGTCTTGCCGTTTAGTTCGGAGGTAGTCCTAACGGGCGTCTTGCTTGCCGGCGGCTCCTATTGGCCTTGCATGGTGGCGGCAACACTCGGAAACACGCTCGGAGGCATGACCTGCTACGCTTTGGGTCGTCTCGGCAAAATAGAATGGATCAAAAAATACCTCCGACTCGACATTACACGTCTCCAACGAGTTCAGCATTGGATTGAAGGCCGTGGATCGTGGACAGCCTTTTTTGTCTTCACTCCCGGGGTAGGCGATTTTATTGCCGTAGCACTTGGCTTCCTTCGTGCACGCATTGGCCCCGTCATTTTTTGGATGCTCATCGGCAAAGCCCTCCGTTATTGGGTCTGGATGGAGCTCGTGTATAAGGTGCAGGGCAACTGA
- a CDS encoding YifB family Mg chelatase-like AAA ATPase, whose amino-acid sequence MLIKTFSAAVYGISATIITIEVSCTKGIQFFLVGLPDVAVRESHERIVSALQVNGYPFPRHRIVINMAPADIKKEGSAYDLPLAIGILAASGELKTDGLLDRYLLMGELSLDGSLMPIRGALPIALKAREEGFEGIILPQQNAREAAVTEGLTVYGVNNIREVVEFFAGERKLEPTVIDTYAEFFSQQHFDLDFADVRGQESVKRALEVAAAGGHNLIMVGPPGSGKSMLAKRLPSILPPPTLQEALETTKIHSVAGKTGAGTGLLAQRPFRAPHHTISDVAMVGGGSFPQPGEISLAHNGVLFLDELPEFNRNVLEVLRQPLEDRNIHISRARLSVDYPASFMLVASMNPCPCGYYNHPTRPCVCTSGAVRKYMNRISGPLLDRIDIQVEIVPVPFEKISEQRPSEPSSDVRVRVVRAREIQQQRYVDEDGIYCNAQMSSRMLHRYAVPDAESLARLKRAMERLNLSARAYDRILKVARTIADLDASSDIRPEHISEAIGYRTLDRGTWGESVG is encoded by the coding sequence ATGCTCATTAAAACCTTTTCGGCAGCCGTATACGGCATTTCCGCCACCATCATTACCATCGAAGTTAGTTGTACGAAAGGCATACAGTTCTTCCTCGTCGGATTGCCCGACGTGGCTGTACGCGAAAGCCACGAACGCATCGTTTCTGCCCTGCAAGTGAATGGCTATCCCTTCCCTCGTCATCGCATTGTGATTAACATGGCTCCCGCCGACATCAAAAAAGAAGGATCGGCCTACGATCTGCCTCTCGCCATCGGCATTTTGGCTGCGTCCGGGGAGCTCAAGACTGACGGATTGCTCGATCGCTATTTGCTTATGGGAGAGCTATCACTCGACGGTAGCCTCATGCCCATTCGCGGAGCCTTACCGATTGCCTTAAAGGCCCGCGAGGAAGGATTTGAGGGCATCATCTTGCCTCAGCAGAACGCTCGCGAAGCGGCTGTGACGGAGGGACTGACCGTATACGGCGTGAATAACATTCGCGAGGTGGTGGAGTTCTTTGCCGGCGAACGCAAGCTGGAGCCAACGGTGATCGACACCTACGCGGAGTTCTTCAGCCAACAACATTTCGACCTCGACTTTGCCGATGTTCGTGGGCAAGAGAGCGTCAAGCGTGCCTTAGAGGTGGCAGCTGCGGGCGGACATAATTTAATCATGGTGGGACCGCCGGGAAGTGGGAAATCCATGCTCGCTAAGCGTCTGCCGTCGATTTTACCCCCGCCTACGCTTCAGGAAGCACTTGAGACGACCAAGATACACTCCGTGGCCGGTAAGACAGGAGCTGGGACGGGGCTTTTGGCCCAGCGCCCTTTTCGTGCACCCCATCACACCATCTCGGACGTGGCGATGGTGGGCGGAGGGTCATTTCCGCAACCCGGTGAGATCAGTTTGGCGCATAATGGGGTACTCTTTCTCGACGAATTGCCCGAATTTAATCGCAACGTGCTCGAGGTGCTCCGCCAACCTCTCGAAGACCGCAACATACACATCTCACGAGCCCGCTTATCTGTCGATTATCCGGCCAGCTTCATGCTCGTAGCCTCGATGAATCCTTGTCCCTGCGGTTATTACAATCACCCAACGCGTCCTTGTGTCTGCACTTCCGGAGCGGTGCGTAAATACATGAATCGAATATCCGGTCCGCTGCTCGATCGCATTGACATACAGGTGGAAATTGTTCCCGTGCCTTTCGAAAAGATCTCCGAGCAACGTCCATCGGAACCTTCTTCAGATGTTCGTGTGCGGGTCGTTCGGGCGCGCGAAATTCAGCAGCAGCGCTATGTCGATGAGGACGGCATCTATTGCAACGCGCAAATGAGCTCCCGCATGCTGCACCGTTATGCCGTGCCCGACGCGGAGAGCCTTGCCCGACTCAAGCGGGCCATGGAACGGCTGAATCTTTCAGCTCGCGCCTATGATCGGATCCTGAAAGTGGCCCGAACGATAGCCGACCTCGACGCGTCGTCCGACATTCGTCCCGAGCATATCTCCGAGGCTATCGGATACCGTACGCTCGATCGCGGCACATGGGGCGAAAGTGTCGGGTAA
- a CDS encoding M16 family metallopeptidase, which translates to MKMQFKHMLLGLAVLCFTATKAQQMPTVPVDKQVRIGHLENGLTYYIRANKLPENRANFYIVQRVGSILEEENQRGLAHFLEHMAFHGSKHFPEDQTGSGIISYLETIGVKFGRNLNAYTGMDETVYNIDDVPTDRRGAVDSCLLILHDWSNSLFLRDKDIDKERKVIHEEWRTRRSASSRLIDSIAPVIFAGSKYAERMPIGLMSVVDHFKPKELRDYYHKWYRPDLQAIIIVGDFDAEQVEKDVKRIFGSIPKPVNPAERVYEKIPDNEAPAVAVVTDKEQPTGYFMVSYKRDALPKEQKTVIDYLVYDFATDMIDRMLTDRFQEMMQNQNPPFAYARASNGSFFGVATTDAMQLAGVIKPGQADTTLLTLLREAKRVHDFGFTPSEYERAKADWLSDIEKLYNERDKQKNNYYVQQYVEHFLLGEPIPSLEEYYQIMSQVVPSVPLEAINQLAAEFISDNNRAVVLMGNEEQRPTYPTPDRIRKIIAQVDGEHLTAYADKSINEPLIATLPNKGKITKEEKLTDRGVTVWTLSNGARVAVKKTDFKKDEILLAGFAYGGKSLMDPRYAAEQKLMDDASSVGGLGKFSATDLKKVLAGKNADVSASISEYNQSVGGRSSVKDLETLMQLLYLQFTAVRKDETAYAALATRLKGILPMLANNPDYAFNDSVMMAIYKDNPLMRIPTVKEIDAVNYDKLLDLFRARLANAADYTFTFVGNVDEATLRPLVEQYVASLPSNGKPSKAFNKDYLPVRKGQFENHFSRQLETEKATTSIYYSGDMAYTADNLILLSALEQLFNMEFVDKIREKLGGTYGVSVSSNAQKLPTEGFSLQFQYDCAPDRRVELTNAMNQVSERMRKTGPDAVMLSKVKEYMLKQHADNLKENGYTLRATWRYLVFGIDLNADYEKKVNALTIESVRDFANQLLSQGNRIEVSMSSK; encoded by the coding sequence ATGAAAATGCAATTCAAACACATGCTGCTGGGACTGGCCGTGCTTTGCTTTACGGCTACAAAGGCGCAGCAAATGCCCACTGTTCCGGTGGACAAACAGGTGCGCATCGGACACCTCGAAAACGGATTGACTTACTACATCCGTGCTAACAAATTGCCCGAAAACAGGGCGAACTTCTACATCGTGCAACGCGTGGGGTCGATTCTTGAAGAGGAGAACCAGCGCGGATTGGCCCACTTCCTCGAACACATGGCTTTCCACGGTTCCAAACACTTTCCAGAGGATCAAACGGGCAGCGGAATCATCTCCTATCTCGAAACAATCGGTGTGAAATTTGGGAGAAACCTTAACGCCTATACGGGAATGGACGAAACGGTGTATAACATTGATGACGTGCCTACGGACCGCCGTGGCGCTGTCGATTCGTGTCTGCTGATCCTTCACGACTGGTCAAATTCACTCTTTCTGCGTGACAAGGATATCGACAAGGAGCGAAAAGTAATCCACGAGGAGTGGCGGACACGTCGCAGTGCCTCGTCGCGTTTGATCGACTCTATCGCGCCAGTCATCTTTGCCGGAAGTAAATACGCCGAGCGCATGCCGATTGGCTTGATGAGCGTCGTGGATCATTTTAAGCCGAAGGAGTTGCGCGACTACTATCATAAATGGTATCGTCCGGACCTCCAGGCCATTATCATCGTCGGAGATTTCGATGCCGAGCAGGTCGAGAAAGACGTGAAGCGCATTTTTGGCAGTATTCCCAAACCGGTGAACCCCGCCGAGCGTGTGTACGAAAAAATACCTGATAACGAAGCGCCTGCCGTAGCCGTGGTGACGGATAAGGAGCAGCCCACGGGTTATTTTATGGTCTCTTATAAGCGTGACGCCCTTCCCAAAGAGCAAAAAACGGTGATCGATTATCTCGTTTACGATTTCGCTACGGATATGATCGACAGGATGTTGACGGATCGATTTCAAGAGATGATGCAGAACCAAAATCCGCCTTTTGCATATGCTCGAGCGAGCAATGGATCCTTTTTTGGCGTGGCTACGACGGATGCCATGCAGTTGGCGGGCGTCATTAAACCGGGGCAGGCCGACACGACCCTCTTGACCCTTCTTCGCGAAGCCAAACGAGTGCACGATTTTGGTTTTACCCCCAGCGAATATGAGCGCGCGAAGGCCGATTGGCTCAGCGACATCGAAAAGCTCTACAACGAGCGAGACAAGCAAAAGAACAACTATTACGTGCAGCAATATGTGGAGCACTTCCTGCTCGGGGAGCCCATTCCGTCGCTCGAGGAATACTATCAAATCATGTCGCAGGTCGTCCCCTCGGTTCCTTTGGAGGCCATCAATCAATTGGCTGCGGAATTTATTTCGGACAACAATCGCGCCGTCGTCTTGATGGGCAATGAAGAGCAACGCCCCACTTACCCAACGCCGGATAGGATCCGAAAAATTATCGCACAGGTTGACGGTGAGCACTTAACGGCTTACGCCGATAAATCGATCAATGAGCCCCTTATCGCAACCCTTCCCAACAAAGGAAAGATCACTAAAGAGGAAAAATTGACAGATCGCGGCGTCACCGTTTGGACTTTATCCAATGGCGCAAGGGTGGCTGTGAAAAAAACGGACTTCAAAAAAGACGAGATCCTCCTCGCAGGATTTGCTTACGGAGGTAAGTCGCTCATGGATCCCCGTTACGCGGCGGAGCAGAAGTTGATGGATGACGCATCGTCCGTGGGCGGACTCGGAAAGTTTAGTGCGACAGACCTGAAGAAGGTTTTGGCCGGAAAGAATGCCGACGTGAGTGCCTCGATCAGCGAATACAATCAATCCGTGGGCGGCAGGAGTAGCGTGAAGGATCTGGAAACGCTCATGCAGCTGCTCTACCTGCAATTTACGGCCGTACGAAAAGACGAAACGGCTTACGCGGCCCTCGCAACCCGTCTCAAGGGCATTTTACCCATGTTGGCCAACAATCCAGATTATGCTTTCAATGATTCCGTGATGATGGCCATCTATAAAGACAATCCGCTCATGCGCATTCCGACCGTAAAGGAGATTGATGCGGTCAATTACGATAAATTGCTCGATCTTTTCCGTGCTCGACTTGCTAATGCAGCAGATTACACATTTACCTTCGTAGGTAATGTCGACGAAGCCACTCTTCGCCCACTTGTGGAGCAATACGTAGCCTCGCTGCCCTCGAATGGCAAACCTTCGAAGGCCTTTAATAAGGATTATTTGCCGGTTCGTAAAGGTCAGTTCGAAAATCATTTCTCCCGTCAGCTCGAAACGGAGAAGGCAACAACCTCCATCTATTACTCTGGCGATATGGCCTATACGGCGGACAACTTGATCCTTCTTTCTGCCCTCGAACAGCTGTTCAACATGGAGTTTGTCGATAAAATTCGCGAGAAGTTAGGCGGCACGTATGGCGTAAGTGTCAGCAGCAATGCGCAGAAGCTGCCCACGGAAGGCTTTAGCCTCCAATTCCAATACGATTGCGCCCCCGATCGTCGCGTGGAGTTGACCAACGCCATGAATCAGGTGTCCGAGCGTATGCGCAAGACCGGTCCGGACGCCGTGATGCTGTCCAAAGTCAAAGAATATATGCTCAAACAGCACGCCGACAACCTCAAGGAAAACGGCTACACCCTTCGCGCCACATGGCGTTACCTCGTCTTTGGCATTGATCTCAATGCCGACTACGAGAAGAAGGTCAACGCCCTGACCATCGAATCTGTCCGCGATTTTGCCAACCAACTGCTCTCTCAAGGCAACCGCATCGAAGTTTCGATGAGCAGCAAATAG
- a CDS encoding precorrin-2 C(20)-methyltransferase has translation MHPISIISLGPGDPELITLKGLRRLRQADAIYCPATVQPDGSLASRAADILRALDIDLAAIRPFPVAMRDDRAAALADYGAAVERIAAECAEGRRVAVTAEGDAGFYSSSGYVSALLAERGLSTERIAGIPAFVACAASEGVVIAEQTEETDVLTTLASADELLGRVAAGRSVVLMKPSRYAPAVKEALAQAPDGVAFHYFEHAGADAERAFYSCRRDAILERRFPYFSLLIVRRG, from the coding sequence ATGCACCCCATCTCCATCATCTCGCTCGGACCGGGCGACCCCGAGCTGATCACCCTCAAAGGCCTACGCCGACTGCGCCAGGCCGACGCCATCTATTGCCCTGCCACCGTCCAGCCCGACGGCTCACTCGCCTCTCGCGCGGCCGACATCCTTCGCGCACTCGATATCGACCTGGCGGCCATCCGACCGTTCCCCGTCGCCATGCGCGACGACCGAGCGGCGGCGCTGGCGGACTATGGCGCGGCCGTCGAGCGGATCGCGGCCGAATGTGCCGAGGGGCGTCGGGTGGCCGTCACGGCCGAGGGAGATGCGGGCTTCTACTCCTCGTCGGGCTACGTCAGCGCACTGCTTGCTGAGCGGGGACTCTCGACGGAACGCATCGCCGGCATACCCGCCTTTGTGGCCTGTGCAGCGTCGGAAGGCGTCGTTATTGCCGAGCAGACGGAGGAGACGGACGTACTGACTACCCTCGCTTCGGCCGACGAGCTGCTCGGCCGTGTGGCTGCGGGGCGTAGCGTGGTGCTGATGAAGCCCTCGCGCTATGCCCCGGCCGTCAAGGAGGCCCTCGCGCAGGCCCCCGACGGCGTGGCCTTCCATTATTTCGAGCACGCCGGCGCCGACGCGGAGAGGGCGTTCTACAGCTGCCGTCGCGACGCCATCCTCGAGCGCCGTTTCCCGTACTTCTCGCTGCTGATCGTCCGTCGGGGGTGA
- the purD gene encoding phosphoribosylamine--glycine ligase — MTDKKGLHLLLIGSGGREHALAWKMAQSPRLGKLFIAPGNAGTAHLGTNVNLPTGDFEALGRFVEAERIDLIVVGPEDPLVAGIADYFDSDRAPRRVPVIGPKCAGAQLEGSKDFAKAFMRRHNIPTAHYRSFTADELDVAELYLATLRPPYVLKADGLAAGKGVLIVESLHDAREGLRRMLHGQFGAASRTVVIEEYLDGIECSVFVLTDGDGYFILPEAKDYKRVGEGNTGLNTGGMGAVSPVSFANEEFMRKVDEKIIRPTLKGLSAEGIDYRGFIFFGLINVQGEPMVIEYNCRMGDPETEVVMPRLMNDLLELFEATAHRRLQDYTPKIDPRAATTVMLTSGGYPEAYEKGKTISGLDDPRLDGAIVFHAGTSVGSDGAIVTSGGRVIAVSALADTVEEALRRSYRGAEAITFEKKYYRRDIGFDL; from the coding sequence ATGACGGACAAGAAAGGATTACATCTGTTGCTGATCGGATCTGGCGGGCGCGAGCATGCGTTGGCCTGGAAAATGGCGCAAAGTCCGCGCCTCGGTAAGCTCTTTATTGCGCCCGGAAACGCCGGTACGGCCCATCTGGGTACGAATGTCAACCTGCCTACAGGAGATTTCGAGGCGCTCGGGCGCTTCGTGGAGGCGGAGCGGATAGACCTGATCGTCGTCGGGCCCGAAGATCCGCTCGTGGCGGGCATCGCGGACTACTTTGACAGCGATCGTGCGCCGCGGCGCGTGCCCGTGATAGGCCCGAAGTGCGCCGGCGCACAGCTCGAGGGCAGCAAGGATTTCGCCAAGGCCTTCATGCGTCGGCACAACATCCCCACGGCACACTACCGCAGCTTCACGGCCGACGAATTGGACGTCGCAGAGCTCTATCTGGCCACCCTTCGCCCGCCCTACGTGCTCAAGGCCGACGGATTGGCCGCGGGAAAAGGCGTATTGATTGTCGAGTCGCTCCATGATGCCCGCGAAGGACTCCGACGTATGCTCCACGGACAGTTTGGGGCCGCCAGTCGCACGGTTGTGATTGAGGAATACCTCGATGGTATCGAGTGCTCCGTTTTTGTGCTGACCGATGGCGACGGATACTTCATCTTACCCGAGGCGAAGGACTACAAACGAGTCGGCGAGGGCAATACGGGGCTCAACACGGGGGGCATGGGTGCCGTGTCTCCCGTCTCGTTTGCCAATGAGGAGTTCATGCGTAAGGTGGACGAAAAAATCATCCGTCCCACGCTGAAGGGACTTTCCGCTGAGGGCATTGACTATCGCGGATTCATCTTCTTTGGACTCATCAACGTCCAGGGCGAACCGATGGTGATAGAATACAACTGTCGGATGGGCGATCCGGAAACGGAGGTCGTGATGCCGCGTCTGATGAACGATCTCTTGGAATTATTTGAGGCTACGGCCCACCGTCGATTGCAGGACTATACGCCCAAGATCGACCCGCGGGCAGCCACGACCGTCATGCTGACCAGCGGCGGATACCCCGAGGCCTACGAAAAGGGCAAAACGATCTCCGGATTAGACGACCCGCGGCTGGATGGTGCCATCGTCTTTCACGCCGGCACTTCGGTCGGCTCCGATGGTGCGATTGTCACCTCAGGCGGGCGAGTCATAGCCGTCTCAGCCCTGGCTGACACGGTCGAGGAGGCCCTCCGACGGTCTTATCGTGGCGCCGAAGCCATCACGTTCGAGAAAAAATACTACCGCCGAGACATCGGCTTCGATCTCTAA
- the corA gene encoding magnesium/cobalt transporter CorA, which produces MSEIRIFYREDNRLKLSKDIEVLKRAPRENLLWIDLNDVPEEAESRLEQFLKIYIQEEEEMEEIEISSRYMETENSLVANSRFLLSNFEEETVSFIIKDNTLVSVRSQELPSFNDTMRKLFASPRSYPTGYHVLTTLLETRVDYDADLIEDLTREITELSSHLKSEEDVDNAILIAIKELQERTMIIRENIVDKQRVCSNMIKSILIPADAKAKMSILIKDINSLFEHLRFSFDRLEYMQDTFLGLVNIQQNKIIKIFTIVSVVFMPPTLVASIYGMNFKFMPELEWKFGYPFAIVLMICGVIGILWYFKRKKWF; this is translated from the coding sequence ATGTCAGAGATTCGCATTTTCTATCGTGAAGACAATCGCCTGAAACTATCGAAGGACATCGAGGTGCTGAAACGGGCACCCCGCGAGAACCTGCTCTGGATCGACCTCAACGACGTGCCCGAAGAGGCCGAAAGTCGCCTCGAGCAGTTCCTCAAGATCTACATCCAAGAGGAGGAAGAAATGGAAGAGATCGAGATCAGTTCGCGCTACATGGAGACCGAGAACTCGCTCGTGGCCAACTCGCGCTTCCTGCTGTCAAACTTCGAGGAGGAGACGGTCTCGTTCATCATCAAGGATAACACCCTCGTCTCCGTACGCAGCCAAGAGCTCCCCTCGTTCAACGACACCATGCGCAAGCTCTTCGCCAGCCCCCGCAGCTATCCCACGGGCTACCACGTGCTCACCACACTGCTCGAGACCCGAGTCGACTACGACGCCGACCTCATCGAGGATCTCACCCGTGAGATCACCGAACTGAGCAGCCACCTCAAATCCGAAGAGGACGTCGACAACGCCATCCTCATCGCCATCAAAGAGCTGCAAGAGCGCACGATGATCATCCGCGAAAACATCGTCGACAAGCAGCGCGTCTGCTCCAACATGATCAAGAGCATCCTCATCCCCGCCGACGCCAAGGCCAAGATGAGCATCCTCATCAAGGACATCAACTCGCTTTTCGAGCACCTGCGCTTCAGTTTCGATCGTCTGGAGTACATGCAGGACACGTTCCTGGGCCTCGTCAACATCCAGCAGAACAAGATCATTAAGATCTTCACCATCGTCTCCGTCGTCTTCATGCCACCCACGCTCGTAGCCAGCATCTACGGGATGAACTTCAAGTTCATGCCCGAGCTGGAGTGGAAGTTCGGCTATCCGTTTGCCATCGTGCTTATGATCTGCGGCGTGATCGGCATCCTCTGGTACTTCAAGCGGAAGAAATGGTTCTGA